In the Candidatus Binataceae bacterium genome, TCTCGATAGTTGCGAAAGGTGGTGCCGCCCTTGCCGATCGCGGCCCGCAGAATGGCGGGGGTGACCGCCGCCAGGCGCGCCAATTCAGCTCGGCTCAGCCGCCCGGCGCGGCGCTGGGGGCGGATGCCCGCGGCGAACAGGATCTCGGCGGCATAAATGTTGCCGATTCCCGCTACCACCCGCTGATCCAGCAGCAAGGCCTTGATCGAAGTTTGCCGACCCCGCGCGACCCGCGCCAGATACCCGGCGTTGAACTCGGTGCCCAGCGGCTCGGGCCCCAGCCCGCGCAGTTCCTCGATCTGCTCCAGGCGGGAGCTGGGGACGGCCAGCAGCAGGCCGAAACGACGGGGGTCGTTGTAAACCAGCGCGCTGCCATCATCGAGCGCCATGCGCACATGGTCGTGAATGTGGTTGAACTCGCTTTCAAAATCGCCGCCCCGATGGGTCAGACTGCCGCTCATTCCCAGATGCACGACCAATGTCAGCTCGCCCAGGTCCATTAGTAGATACTTGGCTCGCCGCGACACCGCCTTAATCGTGGCGCCGCTTACGCGCTGGGGCAGGTCGGCCGCCAATCTTCGGCGCAGCTGGGGTTGGGTGATGGCGACCCCACTGATGCGCCGGCCTACCACCGAGGCGGCCAGCAGTTGGCGCAACGATTCGACTTCGGGCAGTTCAGGCATCGCATGCGGGCGCAGGCGCCATCTCCATCAGAGCGGTGGTCAGCCGAACGAAGTCCGCCATCGCCAAATGCTCGGCCCGTTCTGCCGGACTGATAGAGGCACGGTTGAGCGCCGCGCGCGCCTGCTGGTCGGACAAGCACAAGCCATCGAGCAAAGCATGCCGTAAGTTTTTGCGCCGGCTGGCGAAGCCTGCCCTGATAAGGGCGCGCAGCCGCTGCTCGAACAGAGGTGTCACGGAGCAGGGGCGAGGGCGAAAGCACAGGACCTCGGCATCAACCTTGGGGCGGGGATAGAAACTGCCGGCGTGAACCCGAAAATGCTCTCCGATTTCCCAATCTAGTGCTGCCAGCAGCGTCAGTGCGCCGTAGGCAGGCGTAGCCGGGGAGGCGCGCAGGCGCTGGGCCACCTCGCGTTGGAACATCAAGACCATCGCTTCGATCCGGCTGCGATGGCGGCCCAGGCGGCGCAACATCGCGGTTGCCGCGTTGAAGGGCAGATTGCCCACCACCTTGAGCTTAGGCGTGGCGCCCAGGCGGCTTAAATCGAGCTGCAAAAAATCTTCACGCAGCAACTCGAAATTACCTACCAACTGACCCTCAAGTCGCGCCGCCAGCTCCAGGTCCAACTCCACCAGCCATAATTTTGCGATCGGATAGCGCAGCAGCCGTTGGCTGAGGATGCCCAATCCCGGGCCGATTTCCAGGACCCACTGGCCCGCTTGGGGGTCGGCCAGCGCCACAATGCGATCGGCGATCGCGCCTTGGACCAAAAAATTCTGACCGCGCCGGCGATTGGGACGCAGACCGGCGGCGTGCAAGGCGCGTGCGGGGGCTTCTTCGCCGGTTTCAAAAATGGTTTGGCGCGGTGGTCCCATCGCGGCGTCACACCGGGCGAACCCAGTCACAGCGGCAGGTTGGCCTCGGCGTCGATGGCCAGCGAATCGTATTCACCGCGTAGCAGCCGATAGCTACCAGCCATCGCGATCATCGCGGCGTTATCGGTGCAATATTGAAAGGCGGGCGCGATCAGGCGGCGGCCCTCGGCCTGCGCCGCTTCGCTCAGGCGCTGGCGCAGGCGGCGGTTGGCGGCCACCCCGCCCGAGAGTGCTATCACCGGTACCTCCAGCG is a window encoding:
- the mutM gene encoding bifunctional DNA-formamidopyrimidine glycosylase/DNA-(apurinic or apyrimidinic site) lyase produces the protein MPELPEVESLRQLLAASVVGRRISGVAITQPQLRRRLAADLPQRVSGATIKAVSRRAKYLLMDLGELTLVVHLGMSGSLTHRGGDFESEFNHIHDHVRMALDDGSALVYNDPRRFGLLLAVPSSRLEQIEELRGLGPEPLGTEFNAGYLARVARGRQTSIKALLLDQRVVAGIGNIYAAEILFAAGIRPQRRAGRLSRAELARLAAVTPAILRAAIGKGGTTFRNYRDSRGQPGRFAPLLKVYGRAGERCYICGTTVLNRIVGQRASAYCPRCQR
- the rsmA gene encoding 16S rRNA (adenine(1518)-N(6)/adenine(1519)-N(6))-dimethyltransferase RsmA, which translates into the protein MGPPRQTIFETGEEAPARALHAAGLRPNRRRGQNFLVQGAIADRIVALADPQAGQWVLEIGPGLGILSQRLLRYPIAKLWLVELDLELAARLEGQLVGNFELLREDFLQLDLSRLGATPKLKVVGNLPFNAATAMLRRLGRHRSRIEAMVLMFQREVAQRLRASPATPAYGALTLLAALDWEIGEHFRVHAGSFYPRPKVDAEVLCFRPRPCSVTPLFEQRLRALIRAGFASRRKNLRHALLDGLCLSDQQARAALNRASISPAERAEHLAMADFVRLTTALMEMAPAPACDA